The genomic window tctgttgcagagctcatcgatctgtgggcctgtggccattatattgtgcagtcatcggcgtatgaaatgaaagtgatgccgcgtaatcagatactgcttttgacaatgaaactggagccggaactaaaattaaatttgattctggcaatgtagcttccgttgaatttagttctggtaatgacactgtagatacgctcgcataggttacttttcttgactttccaaccccaagtacttttgtagtacaaatatagcagtccgttgaatggcaagttggttccctccacttcattggtgtaataaatttcatatgtcgcctaaatagatagtttcagaaattagtcagctatgcattaaaagggagcaaattgctaatttttacaacgcacctttttgttccggtttccgaaaaaatcaattcaacTCGACATGtagtgcacacagtattcggtgtccatggtttttcgttgtttttaggctcaattccaaaatacttatagtcaCCCTTATcacgaagttcacgcggaaaagtgttcgccttcacttcttttgttcgcgTGAACTTTTTccacctatcggcaatttcgggcgaacaaaagttcacttcgaaacagctaaTGCTCTATTgagaattggcagtgaacaaataatttacttacaatatttccttaaaatacaacaaaaatataaataaaaaattaataaaataatgtttagtattgcacttaggttggtattgattgagcgcgaggcgaATATATATGTAAAAGCGATTCGGAGACAATTATTTATCTATCTATTTATTTatctatctatttatttatttaatcttgaaattgttacatttcttacagactaattacaaatgtaggcaaataccaactaacttaactggtcattaagtagcattttaaacctattttcacaaaaggagaaatccaaaactgaagatttcggaagcaaattaaactctttaagagctctgacaacaggagcattggcagcataattagtcctcgccagccccacataaaatgtggcatgattccttaaacaaatattaggaataacaaagaaaatacgttcaagtaaaaaggggcagtccaccaccccagatatcaaattaaaaatgaaagttagggataagaaggttctcctacaatttagtgtattaagaccgataagcaaacatctagactcataagcgggaaccggaagttcaaaatgaaggggtcgcagagcatacttaataaagattttctgaactctctccaatcgaacaatatgacaagaataatacggacgccaaataaaagcagcatattctagtttcgagcgtaccagtgaagtaaagagtgtctttaaagtatacggatcggagaaatctgaactgaaacgtctgacaaaagccagcatagagtacgacttagctatggtatagttaagatggctatgaaaagtaaacttggaatcaaagaccaccccaagatcagtgattttagaaacaatgtctagttgtgagccaccaataaaatatgaagtagggataagagtacgggacttggaataggagacatgggagcatttttttatatttaagggaagcatatttttctgacaccaagctacaacattgtcaagatcactctgaagtttcgtcgagtcagaggaacacgttattttgctaaaaatcttcatgtcatcagcatacaagagacatttagaatatttaaaacaagtagtaatatcattgatgaacatcacaaaaagaatcggacccaatatacttccctgaggaaccccagaggaggcaataaaagaatacgaggacaccccatcaactacaacttcacatgatctattagaaagatacgatttaatccaatttaaaaaatttgaatgaaaaccaaaactttgtaactttgataacaaaatacgatggttaactttatcaaacgctttcgaaaaatccgtatacactgtgtcaacttgggcgcggttactaaaggcttcaatgcagtattcggagaaaactgctaaattagaagtggttgatctcccagacatgaatccatgctgatcaacagagatgagacgatgaatggagaaaagaattttatttttcactatgcattcaaaaagttttgagacagtggaaattttagaaatagggcgataattggaaatatcgtttttattgccagatttaaaaactggcgtgataaaggagattttccatgcatcaatgaagacgccttgctcaagggatttattgaaaagcagccagatcgggtaggcgagagctgcgcagtttttaaaaaggtgagacgacAACCCATCGACATCAGTCTGAGACGACATCTTGATTTGACGaatcccaagttcaatatcatctaacgagaGTTCAAGAGCCCCAAAGTTTAGTGAAAAACCACTAGCATCCAAGGCACTAAAAAAACCACCCCTACTCAAGACAGGGTCAGCCTCGAAATTCGtgctgaaaaaatctgcaaaaagatttgcagcatctagagccgaatccgcttgtgtatctttgtaaaatacagcagagggaatactagaacacgatctctttgacttcacataacgccaaaaagccttcggattcactttaatatcgtcttcaaatttacttatataattccgCTTCAAAACTTTGCTCAATTAAGGGACAGtcctaaccctttggagctaaattcGTTTTTTTCGCAAAGGGAAaaagcgttggaaaggaccatgaagtgggtcttaggtaatcttgtttcagtgaggtaatcaatattttggaaccgttgctttgtccactgatacttggccgactgatacgttgtgaaaaaatagaatttacatacttggcaatacaggaatttcacttttttccgccCAGCTcacgattgtgcattatttattgatttatttctaataatagaagtacatataattataagagtatcaaatttcaaaacaaaaaattaattacattttgttttcctctcgttcgtctgtaaaatataagtgaacaaattttggtttccccgctattcatttcgcccgaacaaagagttgccgataacgagaaatctttttcgaacatgaaaaattgtttcgccaccctctacgatagggtgaacaaaaactgaatattttcgggtgaaaataaaactcgcgataagggtgaatatgtaactttcaaaggatttgaaaacacacgtcgcatccttttaacgataaattgaccgcagatgaaacaacATATccggatcatttgtacactcaaactctcgccgCGTTTTAttcatattcacccttatcgcgaagttcacgcggaaaagtgttcgccttcacctCTTTTGATCGGGttaactttttccgcctatcagcaatttcgggcgaacaaacttcacttcgaaacagctgatgctctattgtgaattagcagcgaacgaaatttacttgcaattgtgtaaattttgtaaccaagcatatatttccttaaaatacaacaaagataatagagataaaaaatgtataaattaatgtttagtattgcacttaggttggtattcacccttatcgcgagttttattttcacccgaattattcacagtttttgttcaccccatCGCAAAAGGTGGCGAACAAATGTctcatgttcgaaaaagatttcgccttattggcaactctttgttcgggcgaaatgaacagcggggaaaccccaaatttattcacttatattttacaggcgaacgcaggcgaacgaaagaaaataaaaatgtgagtaattttttttttttttgcatattgatattcttataattttatgtatttttattattaggactaaatcaataaataatgcgcaATCAGAAATGCTACTTAAAAAAATGATGCAAAATCCCGAAATTGCAAGagggttttcaaaagaaaatcggGGAAAAGACGTGGACTTCTGGAAGCAGCTaagtttatgtttaaatagcctTAGTCCACCCATTAAGAGTGAaactgagtggaaaaaagtaaagCTCCTTTATTGCTAAGTAAGTAAACtcaattttttatgacaacgtatctcTTTTTAGGTATGGAATGACCAAAAAAGATATGTACGGAAGAAGGCATCAAAAAATGCTATTTACGCGAGGGGGACAGGAGGCGGGCCCAACAAAACACAAAAGCTTTCGACTGCAGAAGAGGCAATATACCAACTGCTGGATTTAAAAGATTCAGTTGAAGGTATTCAAGACTCACATAGCTACGGAGTTCCTTCAAAAAAGGCCAAAATTAGTTCGCCAATCGAAATAGTATCGAACATTGTACTTTGCGACGGTCCTGGTTGTAGTAGCGATGACGTCCCTGGTTGTAGTACGGATTTGCCTATAAGCATGGCGGACAGCGAACCTGTTGATCTTGTTGCTGATGAACGGGAATGTCCACCAAGCGATAGCAACACTCAGCCGGTTCTGCAAAGAAGACCTAAGtccaacaaaaaatttacaaacacaGAGTTAATTCGCAAGGAACTAGAGACTCAACAAGACCTATGTGTTAAATTGGGCGAAATTTTAGCAGAAATTAAACCAAATAACGATAGATTGTGCCGTACTCTGGATCGTATGTGCGAtctatgtaaaagaaaaaaagtttgttGAATTGAAAAAGCATAACCTGAAAATGGAAAAGTTGCGAAAACGTGAAATTGAGGAGCAAATTGAATTTAATCGACGGACGTTAGagttaaaagaattaaaaattgaaattctaagacgaaaaaaaaaaagactgagttttaaattttttcaaatttatttaagcGAATTTCAATGAATGAAAtagttatttatttagttaaatattttcatttttatatatatgtatatagtttagTTCAATGCGGTATTTGTGTTCCTTTTTTTGTACCATGAAATGAAGTATTGATGTTTGATTTTTCTAGAAATAAGTTTGATAACAAAGGTACCTTaatactttaaaataaaaataatgaaagaatttaaattaatatttttcattCAAAGAGTGTTTGTGATTTCGGTACGAATACCCTGACCTGCCCCCATATAGGTACTGTTTTCTTCGCCAATATGTTGATTTTCTAATGTACGAATTTCGTTCAAATATCCGTTGTCAGATGGCGTTGGCAAATTTGCTTCACTTTTGTAATGAATGCAAATTTTATGTAAAGCTGCGCAaacgttaatatttttattgccTTTGCAGGAGAATAATACAACTCTCTTGCACTTAAAAGACACCTCCATCGATTTTTAAGAACACCATTTGTTCTTTCGATTATATTTCGACAACGCGTGTGAACTTCATTAAATTTTGACTCATGTGATCCACTTTCTGGAGTTCTGTATGGAGTAAGTAGCCAAGGCTCTAGAGGGTAACCAACGTCACCTGAAAACTTGTTGATTTCATTTGGATTCGTTTCATTGGTTTTAAGCTATTGCCTAGTAGACGTACATTGCTGTGACTTTGcaaataattttgttcaatttctGATCTTAAGTCGCTTATGTTCCATATAAAGGCATCGTGGCAAGCACCAGGGTGTGTAGCATCGATAGCACGAATTCTCAGATTGCTGTCACATACctggaaaaatatttatgtatataatttatatttaattttgctTTAGTTATATGCACAGCACTCACCAGCATAACATTTAAACTGCATTTGCCTTTTCTATTGTAAAATTGGTGAACGTTCTTGGAAGGGGTTGCTATGTTAACGTGTGTTCCATCAACACATCCTACAACTCCTGGTATTCCGAACTTTCCATAAAAATCGTGTGCAGTTTGACGTTGTTCTTCtaaagtcggccaagttatccattgtggacaaagcaacggttgcAAAATGTTCAGCACCTCTGAAAatacctcactgaaacaagattggctaagacccacctcATGATCCTTTCTAACGCCTTTTTGATGTCCTCTGCGAAAAAACGAACACATGCGCTTAACTTTACAATTGGCggtactccaaatttttgcttcaatggtggcaaggagttggtaagaatatctagcaaatatttgaATGCCGTCTTATTTAGCCTGTAACATTGTAGAAAGCTAGTTGAAGAGAAGTtaatttgttattcaaaagtactgaaaatagtaatttttaacttacagtgagtcacttagctccaaagggttagaactgtcccttaattgcctccgaatcgctttcacatttattttctcctcgcgctcaatcaacaccaacctaagtgcaatactaaacatttttgtcaaaattttgtatctctatttttgctgtattttatggaaatatatgtatgcttgttaacAAAATGTacgcaattgcaaataaattatttgttcactgctaagtcacaatagagcatcagctgttccgaagtgaacttttgttcgcccgaaattgccgataggcggaaaaagttcacccgaacaaaaaaagtgaaggcgaaaaattttccgcgtgaacttcgcgataagggtgattgattcagcgcgaggagaatataaatgtgaaagcgattcggaggcaattaagagaCAGTTATAACCTTTTGGAGCTaagtgattcactgtaagctaataattactattttcagcacttttgaataacaagttaatttttttaattagctttggccaatattacaggctaaacaagccggcattctaatatttactagattcttaccaactccttgccaccattgaagctaaaatttgga from Eurosta solidaginis isolate ZX-2024a chromosome 3, ASM4086904v1, whole genome shotgun sequence includes these protein-coding regions:
- the LOC137244138 gene encoding uncharacterized protein isoform X1 produces the protein MFEKDFALLATLCSGEMNSGETPNLFTYILQANAGERKKIKMTKSINNAQSEMLLKKMMQNPEIARGFSKENRGKDVDFWKQLSLCLNSLSPPIKSETEWKKVWNDQKRYVRKKASKNAIYARGTGGGPNKTQKLSTAEEAIYQLLDLKDSVEGIQDSHSYGVPSKKAKISSPIEIVSNIVLCDGPGCSSDDVPGCSTDLPISMADSEPVDLVADERECPPSDSNTQPVLQRRPKSNKKFTNTELIRKELETQQDLCVKLGEILAEIKPNNDRLCRTLDRMCDLCKRKKVC
- the LOC137244138 gene encoding uncharacterized protein isoform X3 encodes the protein MIKKANAGERKKIKMTKSINNAQSEMLLKKMMQNPEIARGFSKENRGKDVDFWKQLSLCLNSLSPPIKSETEWKKVWNDQKRYVRKKASKNAIYARGTGGGPNKTQKLSTAEEAIYQLLDLKDSVEGIQDSHSYGVPSKKAKISSPIEIVSNIVLCDGPGCSSDDVPGCSTDLPISMADSEPVDLVADERECPPSDSNTQPVLQRRPKSNKKFTNTELIRKELETQQDLCVKLGEILAEIKPNNDRLCRTLDRMCDLCKRKKVC